A stretch of the Clavibacter sp. B3I6 genome encodes the following:
- a CDS encoding GntP family permease: MTIEDWTQTLTAGPLLLIAAGAIAVLLFLIITLRVHAFVALILVSLITAFATGIPTSQIVTVLVGSFGSTLGTVALLVGLGAMLGRLVETSGGAKTLADTLIRLFGEKRAPFALGVASLIFGFPIFFDAGLVVMLPIVFSVARRLGGGVLRYGLPAAGAFSVMHIFVPPHPGPVAASEFFGANVGIVIIVGLVAAIPTWYVTAYLYGLWVGKKFVLPVPSLLGEADEHAESNPPSFGTVVAVLLLPLLLIFMNTGLNAASTGGILPEGTSDQAWYQVLRTLGETPVALLISLLFAAFVLGRRRGVDKTALEKTLESALGPVCSVILITGAGGMFGGVLRTSGIGGALADVLGDLGIPIILAGFLIAAILRIAQGSATVALTTAAGLISPAILAGDYNAFQVAALVVAVAGGSVVASHVNDSGFWLVGRFFEMDVKTTLKTWTVMETTIGLMGFAIAAAVFGVASLA, encoded by the coding sequence ATGACCATCGAAGACTGGACGCAGACCCTCACCGCGGGTCCGCTCCTCCTGATCGCCGCCGGCGCCATCGCCGTCCTGCTGTTCCTGATCATCACGCTGCGCGTCCACGCGTTCGTGGCCCTGATCCTGGTGAGCCTCATCACCGCGTTCGCCACCGGCATCCCGACCTCGCAGATCGTGACCGTGCTCGTCGGCAGCTTCGGATCCACCCTCGGCACCGTCGCGCTCCTGGTGGGCCTCGGCGCCATGCTCGGCCGCCTGGTGGAGACCAGCGGCGGCGCGAAGACGCTGGCCGACACGCTGATCCGCCTGTTCGGCGAGAAGCGCGCGCCCTTCGCGCTGGGCGTCGCGTCGCTGATCTTCGGCTTCCCGATCTTCTTCGACGCCGGCCTCGTCGTGATGCTGCCCATCGTGTTCTCGGTGGCCCGTCGCCTCGGCGGCGGCGTGCTCCGCTACGGCCTCCCCGCCGCGGGCGCCTTCTCGGTGATGCACATCTTCGTGCCGCCGCACCCCGGCCCGGTCGCGGCCAGCGAGTTCTTCGGCGCGAACGTCGGCATCGTGATCATCGTCGGCCTCGTCGCCGCGATCCCCACCTGGTACGTCACGGCGTACCTCTACGGCCTGTGGGTCGGCAAGAAGTTCGTGCTGCCGGTCCCCTCGCTCCTGGGCGAGGCCGACGAGCACGCCGAGTCCAACCCGCCGAGCTTCGGCACCGTCGTCGCCGTGCTGCTGCTGCCGCTCCTCCTGATCTTCATGAACACGGGCCTCAACGCCGCGTCCACCGGCGGGATCCTCCCCGAGGGCACCAGCGACCAGGCCTGGTACCAGGTGCTCCGCACCCTCGGCGAGACGCCCGTCGCGCTCCTCATCTCGCTGCTGTTCGCGGCGTTCGTGCTCGGCCGCCGCCGCGGGGTCGACAAGACCGCCCTCGAGAAGACGCTCGAGTCGGCGCTCGGCCCGGTCTGCTCGGTCATCCTGATCACCGGCGCCGGCGGCATGTTCGGCGGCGTCCTCCGCACCAGCGGCATCGGCGGCGCCCTCGCCGACGTGCTCGGCGACCTCGGCATCCCGATCATCCTGGCGGGCTTCCTCATCGCGGCGATCCTCCGCATCGCGCAGGGCTCGGCGACTGTCGCGCTCACCACGGCCGCGGGCCTCATCTCCCCGGCGATCCTCGCGGGCGACTACAACGCCTTCCAGGTCGCGGCGCTCGTCGTGGCGGTGGCCGGCGGATCCGTGGTCGCGAGCCACGTGAACGACTCCGGCTTCTGGCTCGTCGGCCGCTTCTTCGAGATGGACGTGAAGACGACCCTCAAGACGTGGACCGTGATGGAGACCACCATCGGCCTCATGGGCTTCGCGATCGCGGCGGCGGTGTTCGGGGTGGCGTCGCTGGCGTAG
- a CDS encoding gluconokinase, with amino-acid sequence MAARPRHIVVMGISGSGKTTIATHLTEVLGWTFAEADEFHPAANIEKMTAGTPLTDDDRWPWLEAMRDWMTGEAGAGRSTVVTCSALKRSYRDLLRGADGDVSFVHLSGDPDLIRERMKSRSGHFMPASLLPTQISTLEPLQDDEPGLAIENVGTPDEVTARITRELGLETDAAGSGTGTADAR; translated from the coding sequence ATGGCCGCACGTCCGCGCCACATCGTCGTGATGGGGATCTCCGGATCCGGCAAGACCACGATCGCCACCCACCTCACCGAGGTGCTCGGCTGGACCTTCGCCGAGGCGGACGAGTTCCATCCCGCCGCCAACATCGAGAAGATGACCGCCGGCACGCCCCTCACCGACGACGACCGCTGGCCGTGGCTCGAGGCCATGCGCGACTGGATGACCGGCGAGGCCGGTGCCGGCCGCAGCACCGTCGTCACCTGCTCCGCCCTCAAGCGCTCCTACCGGGACCTCCTCCGCGGGGCCGACGGCGACGTGTCCTTCGTGCACCTCTCCGGCGACCCCGATCTCATCCGCGAGCGCATGAAGAGCCGCAGCGGCCACTTCATGCCGGCGTCGCTGCTGCCCACGCAGATCAGCACGCTCGAGCCGCTCCAGGACGACGAGCCCGGCCTCGCGATCGAGAACGTCGGCACGCCCGACGAGGTCACGGCCCGCATCACGCGCGAGCTCGGGCTCGAGACCGACGCCGCCGGCAGTGGCACCGGCACCGCCGACGCCCGTTAA
- a CDS encoding FadR/GntR family transcriptional regulator, giving the protein MTTRSAPTPAPTPAPVGTVGPAAEVMPTRIIDAIGRDIVDGALAEGSRLTIEDLQRRFGVSRTVVRDCVRVLEAMALIVPKRRVGLVVQGPDRWNVYDPRIIRWRLAGPGRADQFRSLTQLRRAVEPVAASLAARNATAAQRTRIAELAVDLRRLGEAGALVDFLAADIEFHHLILEASGNDMFCALREVITEVLSGRTHQGLMPRTPRNNALQNHEQVAAAIQAGDAAVAEACMAFVLAEVSDAIR; this is encoded by the coding sequence ATGACGACGCGGTCAGCTCCCACCCCGGCACCGACGCCCGCCCCCGTGGGGACGGTCGGGCCCGCCGCGGAGGTCATGCCCACGCGGATCATCGACGCGATCGGCCGGGACATCGTCGACGGCGCGCTCGCCGAGGGCAGCCGCCTTACCATCGAGGACCTGCAGCGTCGCTTCGGCGTCTCCCGCACGGTGGTGCGCGACTGCGTGCGCGTGCTCGAGGCGATGGCGCTCATCGTGCCGAAGCGCCGCGTCGGCCTCGTGGTGCAGGGCCCGGACCGCTGGAACGTCTACGACCCGCGCATCATCCGCTGGCGCCTCGCCGGGCCCGGCCGGGCGGACCAGTTCCGCTCCCTCACCCAGCTGCGCCGCGCAGTCGAGCCGGTCGCGGCGTCACTCGCTGCGCGCAATGCCACCGCCGCTCAGCGCACGCGCATCGCCGAGCTCGCGGTGGATCTTCGCCGCCTCGGCGAGGCCGGCGCCCTCGTCGACTTCCTCGCCGCCGACATCGAGTTCCACCACCTGATCCTCGAGGCCAGCGGCAACGACATGTTCTGCGCGCTCCGCGAGGTCATCACGGAGGTGCTGAGTGGGCGGACGCATCAGGGGCTGATGCCGCGGACGCCGCGAAATAACGCATTGCAAAACCACGAGCAGGTGGCGGCGGCCATTCAAGCTGGTGACGCGGCCGTCGCGGAAGCCTGCATGGCGTTCGTTTTAGCGGAGGTTAGTGACGCGATCCGCTGA